The Pseudanabaena sp. ABRG5-3 genome includes the window GCATATTTGATGCTTACTTTGCGATCGCCAAAATTAAGCCCCAAGTAGTTTTTTCTAAAGGCGGCTTTGTGACGGTTCCTGTAATCTTTGCGAGTTGGTTGCAACGGATTCCTGTAATTATCCATGAGTCAGACTTCTCCTCAGGTTTAGCCAATCGCCTCTCACTTCCCTTTGCCACCAAGGTCTGCGTTACTTTCCCTGAAACTGCTAAGAACTTAGCAAAATATGGTTCTAAAGTGAAGCATACAGGCTTGCCGATTCGTCCTGATATTCGTAATGGTGATGTAGATAAAGGTAGAGCTTTTTGTGGTATTTATGGAGACTTACCAGTTCTATTTGTAGTCGGGGGGAGTACAGGTTCCGCCAAAATCAATCAAGCGGTGCGATCAGTTTTAGATACGCTCACCCAAAAGTATCAAGTGATTCATGCCTGTGGTAAGGGCAATCTTGATCCCAATCTCAAAGATCATCCACGCTATTGTCAATTTGAATATTTAGGAATAGAACTGGCGGATGTGTTAGCACTGGCGGATTTGGTGGTATCCAGATCGGGTGCGAATGCGGTATTTGAGTTCTTAACTTTACGCAAGCCAAATTTGTTAATTCCTCTATCAAAATTATCGAGTCGCGGTGATCAGATTCTGAACGCGAAGTCTTTTCAATCGCGTGGCTACAGTGCCGTTCTCTTTGAAGAAGATTTAACCAGTGAGAGCTTATTAACAGCGATCGCGGATTTAGATCAGCGTCGTGATGAGTATATTCAAAACATGAACCAGAGTGAGGATGCTAATGCGATCGCCCAAATTGTAGAACTAGTTAAAGCTTTTTCCGAAAAATAATAATTGTCCTGTCACTATTGCGGGCGATCGCTTCAGGAATATTGCCATGAAGCATTTGTTGGAAAAAGTTTTCATGACTTGCACCAAGCATAATTACATCACTGCGTTGCTGATTGGCGAGATCGACGATCGCATCGGCGGTTGATTTGGCACAAACGGCAATTTGACCGACGGAGAACCGCAAAGATTTATATAAGGATTCTGCATATTTTTCCATTTGGCTAGATTCATAATCTTTGTCCGACGGTGCAAAGACCTGACAGAGATAAATTTCGGGATAGGGGGAAAGATGGATTAGGGCAGGGAGCCACAGTAGCGCATTTTCGGTGTTGGAACCACCAGAAATGGGAATTAACCAACGATTGAAGGAAATATTGGGCTTCTTAAATTCCTGTTTAAAGGGATTAAATTTTTGGAGGCGATCACTAAATTTTACCAGCATCACATCACAACTTGCTTGCTGCACCACTGTATCCACGATATCGCCGAGGATTCTTTCTGGTGATACTGACTTACCATGCCAACCAATTAAGAGCAGATCATTATCGCGATCGCCTGCTATTTCTAAAATTGCTTGACTAATATCATGGGCAACTCGCACCTGTGTATGTAGAGAAACCTGTTTCAATTCCGCCGCCACCGTTGCCGTTTGGAATAGCGCCAAACTAGGATTTAAATCGACGGGGGTTTCCGATAGGGATAGATGGGGTGCGAGGGTAATAATATGTAGGCATTCTAATTCGTAGTTACGAGCGTCCGCGATCGCTAAGCCAATTTCAATCAAGTAGGGTGCTGTCTGGGGATTGCTTAAGGGTAATAGCAGTCGTCCTTTACCTGTGGCAGTACCCCGTCTCTGATAAACCAGATAGGAAGGTTTTGTGGTTTTAGAACTGACTCCCCGTAAGCGTTTAGCTTGAGCACGGAGAATATCGCTGCGGGTGATAATTCCCACAAGTTTATGGCGATCGATGACTGGTAAACGGGACAGCTTGTAATAGGAAAGCAAATAGAGAACTTGAGATAGGCTTTCCTCTGGGCTAACGGTAATCGGTTTAGTCGTCATGATTTGAGAAATCTCCATATCTCCCGACAGCTTTCTCTCGCGCACTTTCCCCAAATCCATTTGAGTGATAATGCCCACCAATTCATCATTGGCAACAACAGGGAAACCACGATGGCGCGATCGCCCGAAAAACTGCATCGCTTCATCGATACTCATCTGCTCAGGTAATGTCTCTACCTGACGCTGCATAACATCCGCCGCTCGCATTCCATTCCATAATCCTTCGGTCACAATTTCCGTTTGCAGATAAA containing:
- a CDS encoding undecaprenyldiphospho-muramoylpentapeptide beta-N-acetylglucosaminyltransferase; its protein translation is MKKPKIVLTGGGTGGHVSPNLALIPALEADGWEIIYIGSSNGIEKQLVAEVGLPYYGISSGKLRRYFSWQNFIDPFKVIKGIFDAYFAIAKIKPQVVFSKGGFVTVPVIFASWLQRIPVIIHESDFSSGLANRLSLPFATKVCVTFPETAKNLAKYGSKVKHTGLPIRPDIRNGDVDKGRAFCGIYGDLPVLFVVGGSTGSAKINQAVRSVLDTLTQKYQVIHACGKGNLDPNLKDHPRYCQFEYLGIELADVLALADLVVSRSGANAVFEFLTLRKPNLLIPLSKLSSRGDQILNAKSFQSRGYSAVLFEEDLTSESLLTAIADLDQRRDEYIQNMNQSEDANAIAQIVELVKAFSEK
- a CDS encoding chloride channel protein, whose product is MSLLQKWLNPKRLAIAEACLIGLIAGLAAVVLKLGIGWLGGWRVHIAQAIPAWIALPLIGLTGGFLSGFLIENFATEASGSGIPQVKAALGYIPVALNFRVAVVKLASTILSLGSGLALGRQGPTVQIGAAIAGQVSQWIPNSPEYQRQLIAAGAAAGLAAGFNAPIAGVLFVIEELLHDVSSLTLGTAILASFIGGVVSRILTGQGLSQFIPQVQFSAQEIPFLLLLGILVGWFAALFNNSVINVTKWNRQTFRMGLSWRIAIAGCLSGIAISMLPIDFRDSSGLQLFLAMGQSDWQITAGAFVVRFILTLVACSAETPGGLFVPSLILGAALGSLVGNLEHSFLGIGTLATYSLSGMGAFFGAVAKVPITAFVIVFEITMDFNIILPLMITSVVAYLCSEKYAPHSLYTRLLELKGIYLQTEIVTEGLWNGMRAADVMQRQVETLPEQMSIDEAMQFFGRSRHRGFPVVANDELVGIITQMDLGKVRERKLSGDMEISQIMTTKPITVSPEESLSQVLYLLSYYKLSRLPVIDRHKLVGIITRSDILRAQAKRLRGVSSKTTKPSYLVYQRRGTATGKGRLLLPLSNPQTAPYLIEIGLAIADARNYELECLHIITLAPHLSLSETPVDLNPSLALFQTATVAAELKQVSLHTQVRVAHDISQAILEIAGDRDNDLLLIGWHGKSVSPERILGDIVDTVVQQASCDVMLVKFSDRLQKFNPFKQEFKKPNISFNRWLIPISGGSNTENALLWLPALIHLSPYPEIYLCQVFAPSDKDYESSQMEKYAESLYKSLRFSVGQIAVCAKSTADAIVDLANQQRSDVIMLGASHENFFQQMLHGNIPEAIARNSDRTIIIFRKKL